In Ascaphus truei isolate aAscTru1 chromosome 5, aAscTru1.hap1, whole genome shotgun sequence, one genomic interval encodes:
- the CDPF1 gene encoding cysteine-rich DPF motif domain-containing protein 1 yields the protein MEFDESHQPKGIFECHLCKLSAPYTYFGQKPPNTHSVILLDECFVMKDPFTPNKEKFLILGSQCSVCERPVCVSTECSLFYSRRFCLPCVIQHREEFPPEIQQDLDKRNFPATS from the exons ATGGAATTTGATGAATCTCATCAACCAAAAGGAATATTTGAATGCCACCTATGCAAGTTATCTGCCCCATACACTTATTTTGGGCAGAAGCCACCAAATACACATTCAGTTAT TCTCCTGGACGAGTGCTTTGTAATGAAAGATCCGTTCACCCCCAACAAAGAGAAGTTCCTGATTCTTGGCTCccaatgcagtgtgtgtgagcgACCCGTCTGCGTCAGCACA GAATGCAGTCTGTTCTATTCCAGAAGATTTTGCCTACCGTGTGTGATCCAGCACAGAGAGGAGTTTCCTCCAGAGATCCAGCAGGACTTGGATAAGAGGAATTTCCCGGCGACATCTTAG